CGAGGATACGAGGCACTGGCGTATGCCGATATGGAGATTCCACTGGGCCATGGCGAAATAATGATGCGGCCAGCGGTCGAAGGTCGAATTCTGCAGGCGCTGGAGATAGAAGCTCAGGACCGGATCCTGGAAATCGGCACAGGTAGCGGTTACCTGACTGCATGCCTGGCCAGGCTGGGCGCAGAAGTGGTCAGCGTTGATTTGCAGGCTGACTTTACGGACAGTGCGAAATCGCTGCTGGATGAACTTGCGATCGCGAACGTATCTTTGCAAACGCGCGATGCGGTGCGCGAGGGGCTGCCGGCAGGAGAGTTTGATGTGGTCGTCATCACCGGGTCCTTGCCACGATTCGACAAGCGCCTGCTTGCAAGCCTGACGCCTGGCGGACGCCTGTTCGTCGTCACCGGCGAGGCCCCGATCATGGACGCCCGGATTGTCGTGCGCGGCGACGGAGCGCACTGGACGCAAAGCAGCCTGTTCGAGACCTGCCTGCCCCGATTACGGCACGTTGACGAGCCGTCCTCATTTGTTTTTTGAGCTATCGAATGAGCCACATGAAACCGAATCTCTCGCTGCGGCATCATATTGACAGTGACCACGATTCACTGCACCTGGCATAAACGTATCAACACAAGGATCCTGCATTGTTTGAAGAGCTAAGCCCCACCGAATTCAAGGAACGCAGCAATAGCGGCGAACTTTGGCAACTGCTGGACGTCCGAGAACCATGGGAGCTCGCCACAGCCAGTGTTCCCGATGCCATCAGCATTCCAATGGGAGAAGTGGCCGATCGCCTGGACGAACTGGATCGTGAACAACCGGTTGCCGTACTGTGTCACTCTGGCGGGCGCAGCGCGCGAGTGGCGGGCCTGCTGGCGCAAACCGGTTTTTCCAGAGTCGCCAACATCAGCGGCGGGATTGATGCCTGGTCACAACAGCTGGACAGCCAGATTCCACGCTACTGAACGACCGCTCGAGGGCGCATACGTCCGCTTGACTGATATGGTGATATAGTTAACTATAACACTTAGATCCCATTGGCAACCTAACCTGTGGACTGCAGTTTATGAAAAACTCTAATAAATTCCTGAGCTTACTATCGATTGCCGGCATAATGGCCAGCGCCGGACCCGCCCAGGCTGCCTCGTTGATGGAGGTCTACCAGCAGGCACTGCAAAGCGACCCATTGATACACGAGGCGGAATCGCGCCGACTGGCCGCACTGGAATCGGTACCACAGGCACGCAGCGCATTGTTGCCGCAACTGTCGGCGACCGGCTTCTACGACCAGTCGTCGAATTCAGGGCGCACGATCTTTCAGGACAGTACCGGCATTGGTGTGGCCAGTTCTGAATCAGCAACGAACACGACCGGCTGGCAGCTTGATCTCCGCCAAACGGTGTTTCGCTGGGACCAGGTTGTGTCGCTCAAACAAGCCGGCAAACAGGTCGCCAAAGCCGAAGCGCAACGCGAAGCCGCCCAGCAAGACCTCATCGTCCGTGTCGCGCAACGGTATTTCGATGTGCTCGCGGCTGAGGATCGACTCACCTCCATACACGCCGACCGGCTGGCGATTGCCCGCCAGCTCGAGCAGGCCAAACAGCGTTTCGATGTTGGCTTGATAGCCATTACCGATGTTCAGGAATCACAGGCTGCCTATGATCAGTCCATCGCCTCGGAAATAGGCGCAAAACGCGAACTGGCCACCGCCCGGGAATTGTTGCGCGAGATCACCGGTGAATACGTACCCAGGCTGGATGCACCTGGCGACGATTTTCCCCTGCCTTCACCCAACCCCGGTGACGAAGCCAGCTGGATCGACCTTGCAATGAATCAGAACCTGACGCTGGTTTCCAGCCGGCTGGACGAACGTATCGCCCGCGACGAAATTACCTTCCGGCGAACGGGCCACTACCCGACCGTAGAACTGGTCGCGAACTACGGTGATTCGGACACGGAGATCACTGACCAGGTACGCGACGGAACGGTATTTCCCGACTTCGATACGAACAACCAGCAGGATTCCATTACCCTGCAACTGACCGTGCCACTGTTCTCGGGCGGCCGGACCTCGTCCCGCGTGCGCGAGGCCGTACACTTGCACCGCGCATCCAAAGAGCAACTGCAAAGAGTTGCGCGCGAGACGGAACGGGCTACGCGCGATGCTTACCTGGGCGTTTTGTCCGAGATCAGTCGCGTCCAGGCACTGGAACAGGCCGTTGCCTCCAGCAGGACTGCACTGGAAGCCACTCAGGCAGGTTTTGACGTCGGGACGCGAACCATTGTTGACGTGCTGAATTCGCAGCGGGCGCTGTACTCGGCGATCACCAACTACTACCAGAGCAGGTACGTGTACGTTGGCAATGTGCTGCGCCTGAAACAGGCCGCCGGCACACTGAAAGTCGAAGACCTGGAACAGGTTGATCGCTGGCTTAAGGAGCGCAAACCGCCGGAAGAAGTCGTACCTGAAGAATACGGTCTCGGCGCCGCCGCGGAAAGTTAGCCGCTCTCCTTGTCAGACTTGAGCAACGGCGTAAGCAAGACCAGGAGCTTTTTCAGGGAGCCTCGGTTGTTGGCGACGATTTCCAGTCCTTTCGCACCCTGCGCAGCCGCCTGCTCGCGGTCCGCAAGAAGCGTCGAGATCGCCTTGCCCAGCTCCATGGCGTCATTGACGACCAGCGACGCGCCAACCGCCGCAAACATATCCGCAATTTCCTGAGTGTTGAACAAGTGCGGCCCGGTCACGACCGGCACAGCCAGTGAAGCCGGCTCCAGCAAATTGTGACCACCCACCGGCACGAGTGTACCGCCGACAAAGGCAAGGTCACTGGCCGCGTAGAAAAGCGGCAACTCGCCCATCGTATCGAGCAGAAAAACCGTCGAATCGGCCGTACAGTCCTGCCCCGAGGTTCGCGTAACGAACGCGATTTGCCGACGTTCAAGGTAGCCCGCCACACCGGCAAAACGCTGGGGGTGCCGTGGCACCAGCACCAGTAATGCCTCGGGGTGCGTCTTGAGGACCTCCTGATGCGCATCAATCACAGCCGCTTCTTCACCATCGTGGGTACTCGCGGCTATCCACACCGGCCGTTCCGGCCACAATACCTGGCGCAAGGCACGGCCATTCGTAGGCAAGTCATCTGGCATCTGAATATCGAATTTGATGTTGCCCGTAACCCAGGTTCGTTCCTTGCTCGCACCGAGTGAGAGGAACCGATCAGCATCGGCCTGGCTTTGTGCGGCAATCAGGATGCCGTGCGACAGCGTCTCACGAAACAACGGCAGCAAACGGCGATACTTGCCCACTGAGTTTGGCGATATTCGGGCGCTGACCAGAATCAACGGAATCTTGCGCGTACCGCAGGCCCGGTACAAATTGGGCCAGATCTCCGTTTCCATGATCAAGGTGAACGCGGGCTTCACGGCATTGAAGAACCGCGCCACGGCGTCGGGAGTTTCAAAAGGGATGTAACAGTGCACGATGCGATCGCCAAACAGGCTGCGC
The DNA window shown above is from Woeseia oceani and carries:
- a CDS encoding protein-L-isoaspartate O-methyltransferase family protein: MDTDAARRQMVEQQIRTWDVDAAPLLSLLNALPRHRFVPRGYEALAYADMEIPLGHGEIMMRPAVEGRILQALEIEAQDRILEIGTGSGYLTACLARLGAEVVSVDLQADFTDSAKSLLDELAIANVSLQTRDAVREGLPAGEFDVVVITGSLPRFDKRLLASLTPGGRLFVVTGEAPIMDARIVVRGDGAHWTQSSLFETCLPRLRHVDEPSSFVF
- a CDS encoding rhodanese-like domain-containing protein, coding for MFEELSPTEFKERSNSGELWQLLDVREPWELATASVPDAISIPMGEVADRLDELDREQPVAVLCHSGGRSARVAGLLAQTGFSRVANISGGIDAWSQQLDSQIPRY
- the waaA gene encoding lipid IV(A) 3-deoxy-D-manno-octulosonic acid transferase; its protein translation is MHVAYCLLSYLLLPFYALYWVVRGVFDRSYWDRVGQRFGFGYPQLGEGSVWLHAVSVGEVQASAPLVRTLLTQFPNRQLLLTTVTPTGAAHARSLFGDRIVHCYIPFETPDAVARFFNAVKPAFTLIMETEIWPNLYRACGTRKIPLILVSARISPNSVGKYRRLLPLFRETLSHGILIAAQSQADADRFLSLGASKERTWVTGNIKFDIQMPDDLPTNGRALRQVLWPERPVWIAASTHDGEEAAVIDAHQEVLKTHPEALLVLVPRHPQRFAGVAGYLERRQIAFVTRTSGQDCTADSTVFLLDTMGELPLFYAASDLAFVGGTLVPVGGHNLLEPASLAVPVVTGPHLFNTQEIADMFAAVGASLVVNDAMELGKAISTLLADREQAAAQGAKGLEIVANNRGSLKKLLVLLTPLLKSDKESG
- a CDS encoding TolC family outer membrane protein is translated as MKNSNKFLSLLSIAGIMASAGPAQAASLMEVYQQALQSDPLIHEAESRRLAALESVPQARSALLPQLSATGFYDQSSNSGRTIFQDSTGIGVASSESATNTTGWQLDLRQTVFRWDQVVSLKQAGKQVAKAEAQREAAQQDLIVRVAQRYFDVLAAEDRLTSIHADRLAIARQLEQAKQRFDVGLIAITDVQESQAAYDQSIASEIGAKRELATARELLREITGEYVPRLDAPGDDFPLPSPNPGDEASWIDLAMNQNLTLVSSRLDERIARDEITFRRTGHYPTVELVANYGDSDTEITDQVRDGTVFPDFDTNNQQDSITLQLTVPLFSGGRTSSRVREAVHLHRASKEQLQRVARETERATRDAYLGVLSEISRVQALEQAVASSRTALEATQAGFDVGTRTIVDVLNSQRALYSAITNYYQSRYVYVGNVLRLKQAAGTLKVEDLEQVDRWLKERKPPEEVVPEEYGLGAAAES